From the Phorcysia thermohydrogeniphila genome, the window CCAAAAGCCTTCTTGATGTCCTCCTCAACAGACTTTATATCAACAAGGCCACCTAAGACCTTAATGAGAGCTCCAAGCATCGGAATGTTCATGAGAGGTCTTTTGAGCTCTTCCATAGCTATCTTTGTAGCGTCTACGGTGTAAATCTTCCTTCCCTTGATTCCGTACTTCTCCCTTATCTCCTGAGGAGTTTTGTCCGTGTTGATTACAAGGATTGCATCCTCATCTGTTCCCTCAAGGAAGGGAACTGCCTTAAGGAGTGTCGGGTCAACTACAACGACGATGTTGGGGTTTAAAACCATACAGTGGTGAGGAATTGGGTTCTCAGAGACCCTGTTGTAGGCGCGGAGTGGAGCTCCAGACCTTTCCGCACCGTAGTCGGGGTTACTCTGGGCGTACTTACCTTCCCTGATAGCCGCACTCGCCAAAATCTTAGAAGCTGTTACGGCACCCTGACCGCCGCGGGCGTGCCATCTGATCTCTATCATTACTTTCCTCCGATTATGAGTTTCTTATCTTCAAACGCTCTCTTGAGCGTTAGTTCGTCTGCCATATCTATCGTCCCACCGTAGGGAATACCGTAGCTTATCCTGTAAACGTCAACCTTTAACTTCTCCAGCCTATCAAGGAGGAACTTTGACGTTGCCTCCCCTTCAACGGTAGGGTTTAGGGCTATGATAACAGTCTTAACACCGTGTTTCCTAATTCTATTAAAGAGGTTCTCTATGTTTAAATCTTCCGGAGAGATATCCTCCAGAGGAGATATAACCCCTCCAAGGACGTGGTAGAGCCCCCTGTACTCTCCCAACTTCTCTATGGAAATAGCATCCCTTGGTTG encodes:
- the recR gene encoding recombination mediator RecR produces the protein MIYPENLEYLIQFLSEVPGISERAAERAVLQLSRLDGEKRRLILNALRELERVKPCSECGLPAEDALCAVCSDPERDKTSICVVEQPRDAISIEKLGEYRGLYHVLGGVISPLEDISPEDLNIENLFNRIRKHGVKTVIIALNPTVEGEATSKFLLDRLEKLKVDVYRISYGIPYGGTIDMADELTLKRAFEDKKLIIGGK
- a CDS encoding 2-oxoacid:acceptor oxidoreductase family protein, yielding MIEIRWHARGGQGAVTASKILASAAIREGKYAQSNPDYGAERSGAPLRAYNRVSENPIPHHCMVLNPNIVVVVDPTLLKAVPFLEGTDEDAILVINTDKTPQEIREKYGIKGRKIYTVDATKIAMEELKRPLMNIPMLGALIKVLGGLVDIKSVEEDIKKAFGKKLPENVLEANIRALYRAYEEVQSE